The Apibacter raozihei DNA segment GACAAAACCTACAGCCCCTCTTTTCTCTTCATAATCTGTTATATAAATTACAGTTTTGGAAAAAAAGGAATCATTCAAAATAGGTTTTGCAATTAATAATTTACCTTTGTAGTTCATTGTATACTTAATTTACATCCTAAAATTACATATTTTTTCATTATGGAAGATCTATCTGATAAAAGAAAAGTGTATAATTCAGGTTATTTGCTTGAATCTGAGTTAAAAGAAAACCCTATAGAAATGTTTAGAGACTGGTATTTTATGGCTGAAAACAGTTCTTTAATCTCGGAACCTAATGCCATGTGTATTACCACTATAGAAAATAATTTAATCCCTCGTTCACGAATGGTTCTTTTAAAGCAATTTACCTGGGAAGGGTTTATTTTTTATACCAATTATTTAAGTAGAAAGGGTAAAGCAATACTTGAAAACACACAAGTCTGCTTGCATTTTTTTTGGGATGTGTTAGAAAAACAAATTATTATTAATGGTAAAGCAGAAAAACTTGCTGAAAATCTTTCCGATGGTTATTTTCATTCCCGCCCCCGCGGAAGTCAATTGGGAGCTATGGCATCACCGCAAAGCAAAGTAATACCTAATCGGGAATACTTAGAAAACAAACTTTCAGATCTAGATAATAGTACAAAACATTTAGAAGAACTTACACGTCCTGAAAATTGGGGTGGATACTTAATAAAACCTACCCAAATAGAATTTTGGCAGGGAAGACCCAATCGGTTGCATGATCGAATTATTTATGAATTAAATACGGATGGTGAATGGGTGGTTAGTAGACTAGCTCCATAAAAAATGATTAATTTATGATTTAACTTATATTAAAAAACAATTAATCCAATTATACAGGATCTACATCTATATCAATTTTGACGGATCGATATGCTTGAATCTGCATTAGTTTTTCAATTATATCTTTAATATATGTTTTAATATTTCTTGTTGATTTATTTGACGGATGTTTAATTAATAATTTATAAATATATTGATTGTTTATACGAGGTATAAGGCCTTCTTCCGGGCCCAAAATATATGGATCCTGTATATAATTCCTTAAATATTCTCCTGTAATCGTAGCTACATTTTTTACTCTTTCCTGTTTTTTATGTTTAAATGTTATTTCGATTAACCTGAAATAGGGTGGATAAAAAAACTCTTTTCTATCCTGTAAAATAGCTTCTTTTGCCAGCTCGTAATTATTTTCTTTAACAAAGAGATAAAAAGGATTTTCAGGTTCAAAAGACTGTATAAGTACTTTCCCTTGTTTTCTTCTACCCGCTCTCCCACTCACCTGAGTTAATAACTGAATTGCTTTTTCTTCTGCTCTGAAACTGGGTAAATTAAGCAAAGAATCTGCTCGGATAACTCCAACCAGTTGTACAGATGCAAAATCCAAACCTTTGGTAACCATCTGAGTACCAATTAATATATCTATTTCATGCAAAAACATTTTTTCAAATAAAATTTCATACGCATGTTTTTTCTTCATTGTATCCACATCCATTCTGGCTACGCGCGCTTCAGGAAAAAGAATTTTAATTTCTTCCTCAATTTGCTGAGTACCAATACCTTTTGTTTCTAACGAATGAGAGTGACAATTTGGACAACGATTGGGTAATGCCATAGAATATCCACAATAATGGCATCTTAATGCAGAAGTTGCTTTATGGTAAGTCAGTGAAACATCACAATTTGGGCAACTTGGAGAATGACCACAACTGTTGCATTCCAAAATGGGAGAAAATCCTCTTCTATTGTGAAATAATATAATCTGGTGTTTTTGTTCCAGATTTTTTTTTATTTCTTCGTTTAATTCTAATGAGATATTGGGAGAAACAGTCGGTTTTTTTAAAGAAATCATTTCCGTTTCCGGTAAATTTATTTTACCAAAACGCTCTTTTAATTCAACCCAACCAAATTTCCCTAACTCATGATTATAAAAACTTTCCATTGAAGGAGTTGCTGAGCCTAAAAGAATTTTTGATTTATTTTGTTTTGCCAATATCTGAATACAATCTCTGGCTTGATAATAAGGTCTTGTATCGTTTTGCTTATATGAACTGTCATGTTCTTCATCTACAATTATTAAACCTAATTGACTTAAAGGTAAAAAAATTGCAGATCGAGCTCCTATAATAATTTTATATTTGTTATTCAGGGTATTTTTCCAAATTTCTACCCTTTCGTTCTGACTAAGTTTAGAATGATAAATACCTACTTCATCTCCAAATCTTTTCTGTATTTTACCTACCAACTGAGTAGTTATCGATATTTCAGGAAGTAATAATAAAGAGTTCTTATTTTGAGAAATTTGTTTTTCAATCAGCTGAAAGTATAGTTCTGTTTTACCTGAACCAGTTATTCCATGTAATACTACGGTAGAAAATTTTTGAAACTGTTCCTCAATTTCCTGTAATGATTTTGTTTGCGCTTCAGAAAGTTGGAAAGCATCTTCAATATTATCATCATATTCTTCCATTCTATCTTTTTGCAATTGAAACTCTTCTAAAAAATGTTTTTCAACTAAACCTTTTACAACTGATTGTGAATATTTATCAACTAATTCTTTTTTTTCAATATAAGTGGTTCTTTGTTGTTGTATTTGGATAAAAAACAAAAATGCTTCCCTTTGTTTAGGGGCTCTATCAATTTCAGCTAGTGCATTTTTAAATATTTCTGCATTATCAAAATCCGGGTTTAGCTGAAGATAAGTAATTTTTTTTGGTTTGTATTTTTCAATAACCTGTTCATCTAATTCTAAAAGATTTTTGTCATATAAAGATCTTATAGTTGGTATGATATATTTTTTTGCAAGAAATGCTTCAACCTCTTTTAAATTAATAGAGGTTTTGATTTCCAGGCTCTGCATAACAAAAGTTTCTTTTTCATCTAATTCTTCCCAGGGAATCTCTTTTATAGTCTTTCTTATAAATGTTTCGCTTTCCAATTTAAGAGCTGAAGGAAATGCATTACGATACACGTCTCCTAAAGAACATAAATAATATTCTGAAATCCAT contains these protein-coding regions:
- the priA gene encoding replication restart helicase PriA; translated protein: MKFANVIIPLSIDGVFTYQIPDELKDDICVGQRVVVPFGGKKLYTAIVEEVHNRKPELYKTKEIYSILEDYPMVMSQQISFWKWISEYYLCSLGDVYRNAFPSALKLESETFIRKTIKEIPWEELDEKETFVMQSLEIKTSINLKEVEAFLAKKYIIPTIRSLYDKNLLELDEQVIEKYKPKKITYLQLNPDFDNAEIFKNALAEIDRAPKQREAFLFFIQIQQQRTTYIEKKELVDKYSQSVVKGLVEKHFLEEFQLQKDRMEEYDDNIEDAFQLSEAQTKSLQEIEEQFQKFSTVVLHGITGSGKTELYFQLIEKQISQNKNSLLLLPEISITTQLVGKIQKRFGDEVGIYHSKLSQNERVEIWKNTLNNKYKIIIGARSAIFLPLSQLGLIIVDEEHDSSYKQNDTRPYYQARDCIQILAKQNKSKILLGSATPSMESFYNHELGKFGWVELKERFGKINLPETEMISLKKPTVSPNISLELNEEIKKNLEQKHQIILFHNRRGFSPILECNSCGHSPSCPNCDVSLTYHKATSALRCHYCGYSMALPNRCPNCHSHSLETKGIGTQQIEEEIKILFPEARVARMDVDTMKKKHAYEILFEKMFLHEIDILIGTQMVTKGLDFASVQLVGVIRADSLLNLPSFRAEEKAIQLLTQVSGRAGRRKQGKVLIQSFEPENPFYLFVKENNYELAKEAILQDRKEFFYPPYFRLIEITFKHKKQERVKNVATITGEYLRNYIQDPYILGPEEGLIPRINNQYIYKLLIKHPSNKSTRNIKTYIKDIIEKLMQIQAYRSVKIDIDVDPV
- the pdxH gene encoding pyridoxamine 5'-phosphate oxidase: MEDLSDKRKVYNSGYLLESELKENPIEMFRDWYFMAENSSLISEPNAMCITTIENNLIPRSRMVLLKQFTWEGFIFYTNYLSRKGKAILENTQVCLHFFWDVLEKQIIINGKAEKLAENLSDGYFHSRPRGSQLGAMASPQSKVIPNREYLENKLSDLDNSTKHLEELTRPENWGGYLIKPTQIEFWQGRPNRLHDRIIYELNTDGEWVVSRLAP